A portion of the Juglans microcarpa x Juglans regia isolate MS1-56 chromosome 1D, Jm3101_v1.0, whole genome shotgun sequence genome contains these proteins:
- the LOC121240185 gene encoding protein NO VEIN-like codes for MHISAIRKAGYSENATIKKSVEALKSESDKKCRKHPPLSSLKKQLNEPSNSTQSIESFLSEKTDLCGGDKRSFVSSSSDDENSDDCASYDERIGNSTQTVRSYDQNIDIDFHAVKYYNKTEEDSNVNKADLAIANNSKRTRLSKKNTNSMRSFITTWNEACQEHTVPEVFKRMLEFYDKKAPGKRKEKRIKKIESMFSSFPFAGLLNVAVSQTC; via the exons ATGCATATTTCTGCTATTCGAAAAGCGGGGTACTCAGAGAATGccacaataaaaaaatctgtggAGGCATTGAAATCAGAATCTGATAAGAAATGCCGGAAACATCCTCCTTTGTCATCACTGAAGAAGCAGCTGAATGAACCTTCCAATTCTACACAAAGTATTGAATCATTTTTATCAGAAAAGACGGATTTATGTGGAGGAGACAAAAGATCATTTGTTTCATCAAGCTCAGATGATGAGAACAGTGATGATTGTGCTTCTTATGATGAAAGGATTGGCAATTCTACACAAACTGTTAGAAGTTATGACcaaaatatagatatagattTTCATGCAGTAAAATATTACAACAAGACTGAGGAGGATAGCAATGTGAATAAAGCTGATCTTGCGATTGCGAATAACTCTAAGAGGACACGCTTATCAAAAAAGAACACTAACTCTATGAGGTCGTTCATAACAACCTGGAACGAGGCGTGTCAGGAGCATACAGTGCCTGAG GTTTTCAAGAGGATGCTTGAATTTTATGACAAAAAAGCTccaggaaaaaggaaagagaaacgaataaagaaaattgaatCAATGTTTTCATCCTTCCCCTTTGCTGGATTACTAAATGTTGCAGTAAGTCAAACGTGTTGA